One Fibrobacter sp. UWB13 DNA window includes the following coding sequences:
- a CDS encoding FISUMP domain-containing protein has protein sequence MFCNNCHQDLQQFGALIEKFQNCPLCGGLLIKTPPKAEQKGISELLDILVNNAGEKIYLYDDLLKSELEKINSPEFENARDRLSLLVTKHIASSMYKVKDFSDNEKQEALEACSKRLFLDLGLRFSVTANMLNLLQERIWQKKFSLSPNFSNGIFKDPRDGQTYKTVKIGDQVWMKEELKYKCLGFDPQTNSYSLEALRYVAVKGWRLPTREDFVKLIEYAGKSGYGDPSSVLMSQNAGWEKFNVTPTDNLGFDAKPYKDKDYVTFWNEKDSQSSSWSASSWAFSSSKSSDNCFCCIITLGKAISGSSSYNGNFNYVRLIKE, from the coding sequence ATGTTCTGTAACAACTGCCATCAAGACCTTCAACAATTCGGCGCCTTGATTGAAAAATTTCAAAATTGCCCGCTATGCGGTGGGCTACTCATCAAGACCCCACCTAAAGCGGAACAAAAAGGCATCTCCGAACTGCTTGACATTTTGGTCAATAATGCAGGCGAAAAAATCTACCTTTACGACGATCTTTTAAAAAGCGAACTGGAAAAAATCAATTCTCCGGAATTCGAAAATGCCAGAGACAGGCTGTCGTTGCTTGTGACAAAGCACATTGCCTCGAGCATGTACAAAGTCAAGGATTTTTCCGATAACGAAAAACAGGAAGCTCTTGAAGCTTGCTCCAAGCGACTCTTTTTAGATTTAGGTTTGCGGTTCAGCGTAACCGCAAATATGCTGAATCTATTGCAAGAACGCATTTGGCAAAAAAAATTTTCGCTCTCCCCGAATTTCTCAAACGGCATTTTCAAAGACCCTCGCGATGGTCAAACCTACAAAACCGTAAAAATCGGTGACCAAGTCTGGATGAAGGAAGAACTGAAATACAAATGCCTAGGATTTGATCCTCAAACCAACTCCTACTCTTTGGAAGCTCTCAGATACGTTGCAGTAAAAGGCTGGAGACTTCCAACAAGAGAAGATTTTGTAAAACTAATCGAATATGCAGGAAAATCTGGTTATGGAGACCCTTCAAGCGTTCTGATGTCACAAAATGCAGGGTGGGAAAAATTCAACGTCACACCAACAGACAATCTCGGTTTCGATGCAAAACCCTATAAAGACAAAGACTATGTCACTTTTTGGAATGAAAAGGATTCTCAATCAAGTTCATGGTCAGCAAGTTCATGGGCGTTTTCAAGCTCTAAATCATCTGACAATTGCTTTTGCTGTATTATAACATTGGGAAAAGCTATATCAGGTAGCTCCAGTTACAACGGCAATTTTAACTACGTCCGTCTTATCAAGGAGTAA
- a CDS encoding VWA domain-containing protein, with amino-acid sequence MSEEKRADVVFVVDASDSMKPCFDQLRNSIKKFVEPFREEGFTSLRLGLLAYNAGPSNGKWVYRNTFINGDAPENMNILYGNDEDAQESLFTRSGDGFVDVETFCNRLDSIKCCADENTPLALDCASDFPFEPICTTRRIIIVFTDEKLEDGVLKQEALGNNCSEIEKVMNKITNQRHASLYYFGPQCEGVEVMEDYPRVIVTNVKEYKERAEGEDIWSNIDFEKILESMGKSISHSVLEVVDEGNFDKAVYGQDKWDLEAWGKDEVGGVIDITDVKEGAVLDVSEPLEWVNAQMLWKTPIDLDIHAFYRLKSGYHGHIFYNNKRAYGMELDHDAGVGDKLDSPEGNQENIKCSSFNNIERMLIATKIYQEHGCFSDYKGVVNVTTSNPRQKTIQCKMESRKRLDWCVIAMIDNSNPQKPRVLPINQVVANEPNVDDSEWLSKRA; translated from the coding sequence ATGAGTGAAGAAAAAAGAGCCGACGTAGTATTCGTTGTGGACGCAAGCGACAGTATGAAACCCTGCTTCGACCAGTTGCGCAACAGCATCAAGAAATTTGTGGAACCGTTTAGAGAAGAAGGTTTTACATCGCTCCGTCTAGGACTCTTGGCATACAATGCAGGTCCAAGCAACGGCAAATGGGTTTACCGCAACACGTTCATCAACGGCGATGCTCCCGAAAACATGAACATCCTTTACGGTAACGATGAAGATGCGCAGGAATCACTGTTCACACGCTCTGGCGACGGTTTTGTCGATGTGGAAACATTCTGCAACCGCCTCGATTCCATCAAATGCTGCGCTGATGAAAATACACCGCTCGCTCTCGACTGCGCAAGCGACTTCCCGTTCGAACCGATTTGCACAACCAGAAGAATCATCATCGTATTTACCGACGAAAAGCTTGAAGATGGCGTTTTGAAACAAGAAGCCCTTGGCAATAACTGCTCGGAAATCGAAAAGGTAATGAACAAGATTACCAACCAGCGCCATGCATCTCTCTATTATTTCGGTCCACAGTGCGAAGGCGTTGAAGTAATGGAAGATTATCCCCGAGTTATCGTAACTAACGTCAAAGAATACAAGGAACGCGCCGAAGGTGAAGACATCTGGTCAAATATCGACTTCGAAAAAATCCTAGAAAGCATGGGTAAAAGTATTTCGCACTCGGTATTGGAAGTTGTAGACGAAGGTAATTTTGACAAAGCTGTTTACGGTCAAGACAAGTGGGACCTGGAAGCCTGGGGCAAGGACGAAGTCGGTGGAGTTATCGATATTACTGATGTGAAGGAAGGCGCCGTACTGGATGTCTCTGAACCACTAGAATGGGTAAATGCCCAAATGCTGTGGAAAACCCCTATCGACCTGGATATCCATGCTTTCTACAGATTAAAAAGTGGATACCATGGACATATCTTTTATAACAATAAAAGGGCTTACGGAATGGAACTGGATCACGATGCCGGTGTGGGAGACAAGCTCGATAGCCCTGAAGGCAACCAGGAAAATATTAAATGCAGCTCATTCAACAATATTGAACGCATGCTTATTGCAACTAAAATTTACCAAGAGCATGGTTGTTTTTCCGATTACAAAGGCGTCGTTAACGTAACTACAAGCAATCCGAGACAAAAAACAATCCAATGCAAAATGGAATCAAGAAAACGACTTGACTGGTGCGTTATCGCAATGATTGACAACAGTAACCCACAAAAGCCGCGAGTATTGCCCATCAACCAGGTTGTTGCAAATGAACCTAATGTAGATGATTCAGAATGGCTTTCAAAAAGAGCCTAA
- a CDS encoding protein kinase — MAGTIFSKDEIIEGTDNGEPYKFQALKDGVEGSGSIYGPGIDLLHNNEKVFLKKYVDPAPRSLWFNAFVDYQKKIQNKIEQSSNAKQLIAGIHRYFQDNRRRFWQTIEYVENSKDMKKYLESDDTTWEQRMMFAKVFMFAMKVLHEELRLVHGDLKPANLLLIPLNGGTYSVKLIDFDRPILLDESEVPWSSEGYIGSEGYFSPEHKKRQRPTDKSDVFTCGLILYELLAKEGHPFNYATVSADYNENAAPMPHLLGTFGNEESDRLIEETLHRMLEPNPDDRPTANEVYQVFFRAGGSIRPQTPKAAQDHTRVAQPAYSAPVASVSVVTNQSPVDVQALKGAADVVFLLDSTGSMTPCITALKQHIHSFIEALVHGDDERNISPVEDWRARIVGFRNFEDCNKSEKNAKLYRKFGGGGWLISNPFTRDENELHSQLDKLKSFGGGKAPQESLLDALMLVLKSGFLPTGQQDAGEADGGRAWRTNGVGRIVIVFTDAGYHPTMSYCAEKTLFEEGALYPLDLRGAGLDELQHAIESGFFKVYVFAPNISDYDELSDLSNVLIMQSDDEDEGLVKMMSDSQIERLIDDIVKGVSRSSSDFREIPI, encoded by the coding sequence ATGGCAGGTACAATTTTTTCTAAAGATGAAATTATCGAAGGCACGGACAATGGCGAACCTTACAAGTTCCAAGCCCTCAAAGATGGCGTTGAAGGCTCGGGTTCTATTTACGGTCCAGGAATTGACCTTCTCCATAATAACGAAAAGGTCTTCTTAAAAAAGTATGTGGATCCCGCTCCACGCTCACTCTGGTTCAACGCGTTCGTAGATTACCAGAAAAAAATCCAAAACAAGATTGAACAGTCCAGCAACGCCAAGCAATTGATTGCAGGCATCCACCGTTATTTTCAGGATAATCGTCGCCGTTTCTGGCAGACTATTGAATATGTTGAAAATAGCAAAGACATGAAGAAGTACCTAGAGTCTGACGACACTACTTGGGAACAGCGCATGATGTTTGCTAAGGTATTCATGTTTGCAATGAAGGTCTTGCACGAAGAACTGCGCCTCGTTCACGGAGACCTCAAACCCGCAAACTTGCTTTTGATTCCGCTGAATGGTGGAACTTACAGCGTCAAGCTCATTGACTTTGACCGTCCCATTCTCTTGGATGAAAGCGAAGTGCCTTGGAGTTCTGAAGGTTACATCGGTTCAGAAGGATACTTCTCTCCTGAACACAAAAAACGCCAACGCCCCACCGACAAGTCAGACGTGTTTACCTGCGGCTTGATTCTTTACGAATTACTAGCAAAGGAAGGTCATCCCTTCAACTACGCTACAGTATCGGCAGACTATAACGAAAATGCAGCCCCCATGCCACATCTGCTCGGCACGTTTGGCAACGAAGAAAGTGACAGACTCATTGAAGAAACTTTGCACCGCATGTTGGAGCCAAATCCTGACGACCGCCCAACAGCAAATGAGGTCTATCAAGTTTTTTTTAGAGCGGGCGGAAGCATCCGCCCTCAGACGCCAAAGGCAGCTCAAGATCATACAAGAGTCGCTCAACCAGCCTATTCAGCACCTGTTGCATCTGTTTCGGTGGTGACCAACCAGTCTCCAGTTGATGTCCAGGCGTTAAAAGGCGCTGCCGATGTCGTGTTCCTGTTAGATTCAACAGGTAGCATGACCCCTTGCATTACAGCATTAAAACAGCATATCCATTCGTTTATCGAAGCACTTGTCCATGGTGATGATGAACGGAATATTTCACCCGTCGAAGACTGGCGTGCACGCATAGTCGGTTTTAGAAATTTTGAAGACTGCAATAAGAGCGAGAAAAATGCAAAGCTGTACCGCAAATTTGGTGGCGGCGGCTGGCTCATTTCAAACCCGTTTACCCGTGACGAAAATGAACTGCATAGCCAACTCGACAAGCTCAAATCCTTCGGTGGCGGCAAAGCCCCGCAGGAATCTCTTCTCGACGCCTTAATGCTCGTGCTCAAATCAGGGTTTCTCCCCACAGGGCAACAAGACGCAGGCGAAGCCGATGGTGGCAGGGCATGGCGCACAAACGGTGTCGGTCGCATTGTCATCGTCTTTACCGACGCTGGCTACCACCCCACCATGAGCTACTGCGCCGAAAAGACGCTATTTGAAGAAGGCGCCCTTTACCCGCTTGACTTGAGAGGTGCAGGCTTGGACGAACTCCAACACGCCATCGAATCGGGATTCTTCAAAGTTTACGTCTTCGCTCCGAACATCAGCGATTACGATGAGCTAAGCGACCTTAGCAACGTTCTCATCATGCAAAGCGATGACGAAGACGAAGGTCTCGTCAAAATGATGAGCGATTCACAAATCGAACGCCTAATCGATGACATCGTCAAAGGCGTGAGCCGTTCTTCCAGTGACTTTAGGGAAATCCCGATTTAG
- a CDS encoding FISUMP domain-containing protein, producing MFCNNCHQDLKDFGELIDKIQNCPLCGGPLIKTPPKVAQKGISELLNILVNNAGEKIYLYDDLLKSELEKIDSPEFENARDKLLLLTIKHIPSSMYKVKDFSIGEKQEVLETCSTRLMQDLGLQFEPSAEMLNILQERIWQKKLPLSQNSGEGIFKDPRDGRVYKTVKIGDQVWMKEELKYKCPFQNEDGLMYSKKSLRYLNVPGWRLPTKDDVTKLMAMAKQTGYGDTSSTLMSLKGWEKFSVTPIDKFGFGAQPFKGCNYVRYWLKDGNVFQISIGSLGIATAFEAYVRLIKDNNVEETSKSKTVKKPAAKKAAACKR from the coding sequence ATGTTCTGTAATAACTGCCACCAGGACCTGAAGGATTTTGGAGAATTGATCGACAAAATCCAAAATTGCCCTCTTTGCGGAGGACCGTTAATCAAGACCCCGCCTAAAGTGGCACAAAAAGGCATATCCGAACTGCTCAACATTTTGGTCAATAATGCAGGTGAAAAAATCTACCTGTACGATGACCTTTTAAAAAGCGAACTGGAGAAAATCGACTCTCCAGAATTTGAAAATGCCCGTGACAAATTGCTCCTACTTACAATCAAGCATATCCCTTCAAGCATGTACAAAGTCAAGGATTTCTCCATTGGCGAAAAGCAGGAAGTTCTAGAAACCTGTTCCACCCGACTGATGCAGGATTTGGGATTGCAATTTGAACCGAGTGCGGAAATGCTAAATATTTTGCAGGAACGCATTTGGCAAAAGAAGTTACCGCTTTCCCAAAATTCTGGCGAAGGCATTTTCAAGGATCCTCGCGATGGGCGTGTCTACAAGACCGTAAAAATTGGTGATCAGGTCTGGATGAAGGAAGAACTGAAATATAAGTGTCCATTCCAAAACGAAGACGGCTTGATGTACTCTAAAAAATCACTCCGGTACCTAAACGTGCCCGGTTGGCGCCTCCCAACAAAAGACGATGTCACAAAGTTGATGGCAATGGCAAAACAAACAGGTTACGGAGACACGTCAAGCACCTTGATGTCACTTAAAGGCTGGGAAAAATTCAGTGTAACCCCTATAGATAAATTCGGATTTGGAGCGCAACCCTTCAAAGGATGTAATTACGTCCGTTATTGGCTAAAAGACGGCAACGTTTTCCAGATTTCGATAGGCAGTCTCGGAATAGCAACTGCATTTGAGGCTTATGTGCGCCTGATCAAGGACAACAATGTTGAAGAAACATCAAAGTCCAAAACAGTAAAGAAACCAGCCGCAAAAAAAGCCGCTGCCTGCAAAAGATAA
- a CDS encoding metallophosphoesterase, which produces MNRTELNAKWDAYCQNFVGHEPEGFSLEKVVFDAQKKDFPSETLKKISIEDWMESLSFRGESAMSLLGPMECKREEIQEYLSFLKQGKIKMAFDYEVGKSDPLHVVRESSSFAGREIWFIGDIHGDLLAFQSAIAFINSNSKSKPIYVLLGDIFDRNDFSLNVVLAVLRLLKNSPDSVFMIAGNHDDGLSWDENGRKFSSVITPQQYTDYLNAIDDDLISSLMAEFIKVLKILPLGLVLPNGLLATHGGVPSRPDRSVKNIWEGLKPQEIKKLIADKRLEFQRNRFMGEVSSGSKLAPEFSWVEIINFSHAVESAYGAQISALLRGHDHCDLCRHEWAKSSFKGNENCRDFERVQNVLTMTTMTLMDDGEKRISGFLKREVSCPSVAHYIDGTPLPKVYTLEFSAEEVKNFSNKVHQYLGKESLAYVESHLERLQEDLEECEEDKKDNEERLNTKKPLCDEQKKAVEKANSQMATLEKELNNIIIGTERAKADIESLEAEQKATVNNRKALLEKINDSEKILKEKQKNIDECNRAIAKYNEELKNADKKDESFFEKLKKAKEKVIDFLGLSDPNKNYTPDELKNKFNKVERDTFQLQSTLEEDNEKAEKLSNQLKTIELKLNEKKNLLAILKKQKSDKEPELEKAKDSVRKETQKYNEQQNEINQYERKVKLAKDDIESIQRDIKLCNTQKEQYTRWISTQN; this is translated from the coding sequence ATGAACAGAACAGAATTGAATGCCAAATGGGACGCCTATTGCCAAAACTTTGTCGGGCATGAGCCAGAAGGCTTTTCCCTAGAAAAAGTTGTCTTTGATGCCCAAAAGAAAGATTTCCCAAGCGAAACCTTGAAAAAGATTTCTATCGAAGACTGGATGGAATCGCTTTCTTTCCGCGGGGAATCCGCCATGTCGTTGCTTGGTCCTATGGAATGCAAGCGCGAAGAAATTCAGGAATACCTAAGCTTCTTGAAGCAAGGCAAAATCAAGATGGCATTCGATTACGAAGTCGGCAAAAGTGACCCGCTCCATGTCGTTCGTGAAAGCTCCAGCTTTGCTGGCAGGGAAATCTGGTTCATCGGCGACATTCACGGTGACCTTTTAGCATTCCAGTCCGCCATAGCGTTCATCAATTCTAATTCCAAAAGTAAACCGATATACGTCCTGCTTGGCGACATCTTCGACCGAAATGACTTCAGCTTGAACGTTGTCTTGGCAGTATTGCGCCTCTTAAAAAACAGCCCCGATTCCGTATTCATGATTGCAGGGAACCACGATGACGGCCTTTCGTGGGACGAAAACGGGAGAAAGTTCTCTTCTGTCATTACGCCGCAACAGTACACAGATTACCTGAACGCCATTGATGACGACCTCATCAGTTCCTTGATGGCAGAATTTATAAAGGTACTAAAAATCCTCCCGCTGGGACTCGTATTGCCGAACGGACTTTTAGCAACTCACGGTGGTGTCCCCTCGCGCCCCGACCGCAGCGTAAAAAACATTTGGGAAGGATTGAAGCCACAAGAAATCAAGAAACTTATTGCAGACAAGCGCTTGGAATTCCAGCGAAACCGCTTTATGGGCGAAGTCTCATCCGGGAGCAAGCTCGCCCCCGAATTCAGCTGGGTCGAAATTATCAACTTCAGCCATGCCGTAGAATCCGCTTACGGCGCACAAATCTCTGCATTGTTGCGCGGTCACGACCACTGCGACCTCTGTAGGCACGAATGGGCTAAATCCTCGTTCAAAGGCAACGAAAACTGCCGTGATTTTGAACGCGTCCAGAATGTCCTCACCATGACCACCATGACCTTGATGGACGACGGAGAAAAGCGAATATCCGGCTTTTTGAAGCGCGAAGTATCGTGCCCGTCTGTAGCCCATTACATTGATGGAACGCCATTGCCTAAAGTCTATACTCTAGAATTTTCTGCCGAAGAAGTGAAGAACTTCAGCAACAAAGTCCACCAGTATTTAGGCAAAGAATCTCTTGCGTATGTAGAAAGTCACTTAGAGCGCCTACAGGAAGACTTAGAGGAATGCGAAGAGGATAAAAAAGATAACGAAGAAAGACTCAACACCAAAAAGCCCCTTTGTGATGAACAGAAAAAAGCTGTCGAAAAAGCCAATTCACAAATGGCAACTTTAGAAAAAGAACTCAATAATATTATAATCGGAACAGAAAGAGCAAAAGCAGATATTGAAAGTCTAGAAGCAGAACAAAAAGCAACCGTCAACAACCGTAAAGCATTATTGGAAAAGATCAACGATAGTGAAAAGATTCTTAAAGAAAAGCAAAAAAACATTGATGAATGCAACAGAGCAATTGCAAAGTATAATGAAGAATTGAAAAATGCTGATAAAAAAGATGAATCCTTCTTCGAAAAACTAAAAAAAGCCAAAGAAAAGGTAATAGATTTCTTAGGATTGAGCGATCCTAACAAAAACTATACCCCAGACGAATTAAAGAATAAATTCAATAAAGTCGAAAGAGACACCTTCCAGCTGCAGTCAACATTAGAAGAAGACAACGAAAAGGCCGAAAAGTTGTCCAATCAACTGAAAACCATCGAACTCAAATTGAATGAAAAGAAAAACTTGTTAGCAATACTAAAAAAGCAAAAATCTGACAAAGAACCTGAACTGGAAAAAGCAAAGGATTCCGTCCGTAAAGAAACGCAAAAATACAACGAACAGCAAAACGAAATCAACCAGTACGAACGTAAAGTCAAGCTGGCCAAAGATGATATCGAAAGCATACAGCGCGATATAAAGCTTTGCAACACCCAAAAAGAACAATACACCCGCTGGATTTCTACGCAGAATTAA